A genomic window from Bacillota bacterium includes:
- a CDS encoding methionine adenosyltransferase, with translation MSGRRHFFTSESVTEGHPDKICDQIADAVLDAIIERDPYARVACEVAVTTGLVLVMGEITTECYVDIPTLVRSVVREIGYDRAKYGFDADTCAVLTSLEEQSADIALGVNQALEVRSGEQDEISKTGAGDQGIVFGFATNETPELMPLPIALAHKLARKLTEVRKEGIVPYLRPDGKTQVTVEYEGDTPVRVDTVVVSTQHHPEVSHEQISADILEHVINPIIPEELLKDTKYLINPTGRFVVGGPQGDAGVTGRKLIVDTYGGMGRHGGGALSGKDPTKIDRSACYAARYAAKNIVAAGLADKAEIQIGYAIGVARPVSVRVDTFGTNKIPESEIEALVKEHFDLRPEAIIRNLDLRRPIYRQVAAYGHFGRTDIGLPWERTDKADILRKALEASKA, from the coding sequence ATGTCTGGAAGACGTCATTTTTTTACTTCAGAATCAGTTACTGAAGGCCATCCGGACAAAATTTGCGACCAGATTGCTGATGCTGTTTTGGATGCAATCATTGAGCGGGATCCCTATGCTAGGGTTGCCTGCGAGGTAGCTGTAACAACAGGATTAGTACTGGTAATGGGAGAAATTACGACTGAATGTTATGTAGACATTCCGACATTGGTGCGCAGTGTGGTGCGGGAAATCGGCTATGATCGGGCTAAGTATGGTTTCGACGCAGATACATGCGCTGTTTTAACGTCATTAGAAGAGCAGTCGGCCGATATTGCCCTTGGGGTAAATCAAGCGCTTGAGGTGCGCAGCGGTGAGCAGGATGAAATCTCCAAAACAGGAGCCGGCGACCAAGGAATTGTGTTTGGTTTTGCCACAAATGAAACCCCTGAACTGATGCCGCTTCCCATTGCATTGGCGCACAAGCTTGCCCGCAAACTGACCGAAGTTCGGAAAGAGGGAATAGTTCCCTATCTGCGGCCGGATGGTAAAACACAAGTTACCGTTGAATATGAAGGGGATACACCTGTCCGTGTTGATACTGTCGTTGTTTCCACTCAGCATCATCCGGAAGTAAGCCATGAGCAGATCTCAGCAGATATCTTAGAACATGTGATTAACCCGATTATTCCGGAGGAGCTTCTAAAGGATACCAAGTATTTGATTAATCCCACCGGCAGATTTGTCGTAGGCGGACCGCAGGGTGATGCAGGCGTAACCGGACGCAAGCTCATTGTTGATACTTACGGCGGAATGGGACGCCATGGTGGAGGCGCATTGTCCGGTAAAGACCCGACTAAAATCGATCGCTCTGCTTGCTATGCTGCCCGCTACGCAGCTAAGAATATTGTAGCAGCCGGTCTTGCCGATAAAGCTGAGATTCAAATCGGATATGCCATCGGAGTAGCCCGGCCTGTCTCGGTAAGAGTGGATACTTTCGGGACCAATAAGATTCCGGAAAGCGAAATTGAAGCCTTGGTGAAGGAGCATTTTGATCTGCGACCAGAAGCAATTATTCGCAACCTTGATCTGCGCCGGCCTATTTACCGGCAGGTAGCAGCTTATGGTCACTTTGGCCGCACCGATATAGGACTGCCTTGGGAGCGAACTGACAAGGCTGATATACTGCGTAAAGCATTAGAAGCAAGCAAGGCTTAA